In the Thermodesulfobium sp. 4217-1 genome, GATCCTACTACGTGAACGTTTAATGCCTTTAATATCTCTTTTGGCGCTGACAAAAAAGAGGGCGAGTCGTGATTGCCAGCAGTAATCACCACGTGTTTGCATCTTGATTTGGATATATTGTGCAAAAATCTGTAATATAGCTCTTGTGCCTGACTGCTTGGAGTGCTTGTGTTAAAGATATCTCCAGATATTAGCACTATGTCGACATCTCTTTCTTCTATTACGCTATATAGCCAATTTAGGGCAAGTTCAAACTCATCGTATCTTCTCTTTGAGCAAATGGTATCTCCAATATGCCAATCAGACGTATGCAGAACCCTCAATGGCTTTATTTTATTCAAATTGTCTCCTTAAATAAACTTACAGTTTAGAAAATCTTTTAAACTCAGTTTACGTTTACATCCTTTGTCCACTTTAGACCGCTTATATCAATCAATTCTACTTTGTATTTCCCTTTTTCGAGCTTTATATTGTGGTTTGGCAAAAGGTCTACTTCGGCCTTAGCCCCAAGTGGTACTACTAAGCTATATTTATTGGGCTCTATCTTGTTAAAGTAAAAATTTTTAATTTTGGACTTGTCAACGCTTGCTTCATTTGGATTGAGGATTTCAACGATTTTTTCTGCTTGCATTGTTGAACTCCTTAACCCAAAATATAATTTCATCTTTGACAGTTAGAGCAAACAAAAACCTTAAGAATCGTTGGTAATTCAAAGAATTCAAGCTTTTTATTTACTGTTTAAAAGTGAGTAATATTTTTGTTTTTTGTACAACTTAATAAGAGATCGGTCTAAGGTTATCAACTCTTCTTCGCCTCCTATCTCTGATATCAAATCTTGTGTTCTTTCTGAACCATAATTTATGGAAACGTAGTTTATTACAATTAAAATCTCTTCATTTAATAAATCAAGACCTTGCTCTTTAATAATATGATACACTAATGCAAATATTTTTTTCAATTCTTCAAAACTATCTTTATAATGCATCGCAACCAGCGAGCTTTATGTGACTGATGAATCACTTGTATATCTGGCTGCAAAGAGATATTACTCAGAAGTAATGATGCCATTTAGAAACAATATCAAAAAGAACATTGAAGTTGTAAAGGATCTTGCTCCAAAAATTATTGCCCCAAGTCACGGTCCAGTTTATCAAGATCCGAAATTTATTATAAGCGCTACCGAAGATTGGATATCGGACAAAGTGAAAAATCTTGTTTTGATACCTTACGTTTCTATGCATGGCAGCACGAAAATATTAGTAGACAGGTTAACGCAGAGCTTGATTGATCTTGACGTTGAAGTTATGCAATTTAATTTAATCAAGACCGATGTTGGAGAGATTGCTACCCATATGGTTGATGCTGCCACAATTGTGCTTGCAACGCCTACGGTATTACTTGGGCCTCACCCTGCCGCTGTTTATGCCACTTATTTGGTAGCTGCCTTGAAGCCAAAAACAAAATACTTTGGTCTAATAGGCTCATACGGTTGGGGTTCAAAAGTAGTGGCTATTGTTTCAAGCACACTTTCACCCCTGAAGCCTCATATAATAAACCCAGTTCTCATAAAGGGGATGCCAAAAGATGAAGATTTAAAAAGGATAGACGATTTGGCTAATCAAATACACGAGCTGCACAAAAACTTGTAACCCTTACTTTCTACTCTAACCATATAGCCTCAACTGGGCAGGATTCTTTGGCGCTTTGGCAACAATCACTACAGGTTTCTGAGATGACTTTTGCCACAGCGCCATCCATTTTAAATACATCGGGGCAAAACGCTTCACAGGTTCCGCAGCCAATGCACAGAGTTTCGTTTAC is a window encoding:
- a CDS encoding TQO small subunit DoxA domain-containing protein, which gives rise to MQAEKIVEILNPNEASVDKSKIKNFYFNKIEPNKYSLVVPLGAKAEVDLLPNHNIKLEKGKYKVELIDISGLKWTKDVNVN
- a CDS encoding ferredoxin, translated to MKAYVNETLCIGCGTCEAFCPDVFKMDGAVAKVISETCSDCCQSAKESCPVEAIWLE